One window of Chryseobacterium indologenes genomic DNA carries:
- a CDS encoding MFS transporter: MQELSMSSKLKYIFSIPVIISALGYFVDIYDLLLFGIVRIPSLKALGLNPDADGTFILNCQMVGLLIGGVFWGIFGDKKGRLSVLFGSILVYSLANIACGFLPYFPKEHLVCQYAGLRFIAGIGLAGELGAGITLVSESLPKSLRAIGTSVVAGFGLMGAVVAQLTVELAGGWNISYIIGGIMGIMLLVLRISVSESGIYKNIEHKNVSKGNFLSFFTNKDRLIRYLKCIAVGLPTWYCIGILAVLANQFAPELGIKEINPGKAIMWAYVGISVGDLLSGFISHALKSRKMAIFYMLIFTLIGVAIMLFGNTNTETKYYLFCVWLGFGTGYWAMFVTLAAEQFGTNIRNTATTTVPNMVRGLVPVMIFAFDSLKGHFPVVESAAIVGVVVFGLAFYSSLTISETHDRDLEFTE; this comes from the coding sequence ATGCAAGAACTGTCCATGTCTTCAAAACTGAAGTACATTTTTTCAATTCCCGTTATTATTTCCGCCTTAGGCTATTTTGTAGATATTTATGACCTTCTTTTATTCGGGATCGTCAGAATACCAAGTTTAAAAGCGCTGGGACTCAATCCGGATGCTGACGGAACCTTTATTCTGAACTGTCAGATGGTGGGGCTTCTTATCGGAGGCGTTTTCTGGGGGATTTTCGGAGATAAAAAAGGAAGGCTTTCCGTACTCTTCGGATCTATTTTAGTGTATTCTCTGGCTAATATTGCCTGCGGGTTTCTTCCTTACTTTCCAAAAGAACATTTGGTGTGCCAATATGCCGGTTTGAGGTTTATCGCAGGTATTGGCCTCGCCGGAGAGCTTGGAGCGGGAATTACGCTGGTTTCTGAAAGTCTGCCGAAGAGTCTGAGAGCAATCGGAACCTCAGTGGTGGCTGGTTTTGGATTAATGGGAGCTGTAGTGGCTCAGCTTACGGTAGAACTGGCCGGTGGGTGGAATATCTCTTATATCATTGGCGGGATTATGGGAATTATGCTGCTGGTACTGAGAATAAGTGTATCCGAATCCGGAATTTATAAGAATATTGAGCATAAAAACGTTTCAAAAGGTAATTTTCTATCCTTTTTTACCAATAAAGACAGATTGATAAGATACTTAAAATGTATTGCCGTAGGATTACCTACATGGTACTGTATAGGGATTCTTGCCGTTTTAGCCAATCAGTTTGCCCCTGAATTAGGGATAAAAGAGATTAACCCTGGAAAAGCAATTATGTGGGCTTATGTGGGGATCTCTGTCGGTGACCTGTTGAGTGGTTTTATTTCTCATGCTTTAAAATCCCGTAAAATGGCCATTTTTTACATGCTGATCTTTACCCTGATTGGAGTAGCCATCATGTTATTTGGGAATACCAACACGGAAACAAAATATTATCTGTTTTGTGTATGGTTGGGCTTCGGGACAGGTTATTGGGCTATGTTTGTGACCTTGGCGGCGGAACAGTTTGGAACCAATATCAGAAATACGGCAACAACAACGGTTCCCAATATGGTAAGAGGACTTGTACCAGTGATGATATTTGCTTTTGATTCTCTGAAAGGACATTTCCCCGTTGTGGAAAGTGCTGCTATAGTAGGAGTGGTAGTATTTGGACTTGCATTTTATTCCTCACTTACCATTTCCGAAACTCATGACAGAGACCTTGAATTTACAGAATAA
- a CDS encoding porin family protein gives MNKFLLKALVLTSVNVAVFANAQFRTRNRMDKLEDFDEQKFSWGFYLNGNRLDYRIVLHPKYGMNDNENLVTSKESYSFGAGLIAKWRLNDYLDVRIEPGLQFAQRQLTFNTQSNDIYAGGSLTNPPFMPFPLQEKDKVREIKSTLIDVPVMLELHGQRWYNSRPYIAAGVNYVVNLQSNSTSTDDNMQGIYRSTTHNFAWSAEMGIQFYFNKFKLTPAVRGTFFMNNEKVADNATTPPYWASAISTLQTRAVMFVLKFE, from the coding sequence ATGAATAAATTTCTATTAAAAGCACTGGTTTTAACCTCAGTAAATGTTGCCGTTTTTGCAAACGCGCAATTCAGAACCCGAAACAGAATGGATAAGTTGGAAGATTTCGACGAGCAGAAATTCAGTTGGGGGTTTTATTTGAACGGGAACAGACTGGATTACCGCATTGTTTTGCATCCGAAATATGGGATGAATGATAATGAAAACCTTGTTACCTCCAAGGAAAGTTATAGCTTCGGTGCCGGGCTTATTGCAAAATGGAGACTGAATGATTATCTTGATGTAAGGATAGAACCAGGTTTACAGTTTGCACAAAGACAGTTGACTTTTAATACTCAATCCAATGACATTTATGCAGGCGGTTCTTTGACCAATCCTCCTTTTATGCCATTCCCTTTACAGGAAAAGGATAAAGTAAGAGAAATTAAATCTACATTAATTGACGTTCCTGTAATGCTGGAACTTCACGGACAAAGATGGTACAATTCAAGACCTTACATTGCTGCTGGGGTAAACTATGTTGTAAACCTTCAGTCTAACTCAACTTCCACAGATGATAACATGCAGGGAATCTACAGATCAACGACTCACAACTTTGCATGGTCTGCAGAAATGGGGATCCAGTTTTATTTCAACAAATTTAAACTGACTCCTGCTGTAAGAGGAACATTCTTCATGAACAATGAGAAAGTGGCTGATAACGCTACTACACCTCCTTACTGGGCTTCTGCGATTTCTACATTACAGACAAGAGCTGTAATGTTTGTTCTGAAATTTGAATAA
- the rny gene encoding ribonuclease Y has translation MTTAIIAGVICLVIGAIIGMFFSKSSLNTKAKFIIDDATKNAENLIEKATVQAESIKKEKNLQAKEKFLELKSQHDADIQSREKKMQEVEKRTKDKEHKLNDELSKTGKLEKDLDKQIADYAKKNEILERKQQELDIATAKKVEILEKISNYTAEEAKAELVETMRAEAKTRAQAHVQSIMEEAQLNAKNEARKIVIQTIQRIGTEQAIENSVSVFNIESDEVKGRIIGREGRNIRALEAVTGVEIIVDDTPEAILLSCFDPVRREIARLSLHRLVTDGRIHPARIEEVVEKTRKQIEEEIIEVGKRTIIDLGIHGLHPELIKIVGRMKYRSSYGQNLLQHSREVANIAATMAAELGLNVKLAKRAGLLHDIGKVPEQESELPHALLGMQWAEKYGENPEVVNAIGAHHDEIEMKSLLSPIIQVADAISGARPGARRQVLESYIQRLKDLESAALSFDGVSSAYAIQAGRELRVMVESGKVNDEVASQLSYDISEKIQNELTYPGQVKVTVIRETRAVNIAR, from the coding sequence ATGACAACAGCCATTATAGCCGGCGTTATTTGCTTAGTTATTGGGGCAATCATAGGGATGTTTTTCTCTAAAAGCTCATTGAATACTAAGGCAAAATTTATCATAGATGATGCAACAAAAAATGCCGAAAACCTTATAGAAAAAGCTACCGTACAAGCTGAATCCATAAAGAAAGAAAAAAACCTTCAGGCAAAAGAAAAATTCCTGGAACTGAAATCTCAGCATGATGCAGACATTCAGTCCCGTGAAAAGAAAATGCAGGAAGTTGAAAAGAGAACGAAAGACAAAGAGCATAAGCTGAATGATGAACTTAGCAAGACCGGAAAACTTGAAAAAGATTTGGACAAGCAGATTGCAGATTATGCTAAGAAGAACGAAATCCTTGAAAGAAAACAGCAGGAATTAGATATAGCTACTGCCAAGAAAGTAGAAATACTTGAAAAAATCTCTAATTATACTGCAGAGGAAGCTAAAGCAGAATTGGTAGAAACCATGAGAGCTGAGGCAAAAACAAGAGCACAGGCACATGTTCAGAGCATCATGGAAGAAGCTCAGCTGAATGCGAAAAACGAAGCAAGAAAAATCGTTATTCAGACTATTCAGAGAATTGGAACTGAGCAGGCTATTGAAAATTCAGTATCCGTTTTCAACATCGAGTCTGATGAAGTAAAAGGTAGAATTATCGGTAGAGAAGGTAGAAATATCCGTGCTCTAGAAGCTGTAACAGGAGTTGAAATCATCGTTGATGATACTCCGGAAGCTATTCTTCTTTCATGCTTTGACCCTGTGAGAAGAGAGATTGCAAGACTATCCCTTCACAGATTGGTTACTGATGGTAGAATTCACCCGGCAAGAATTGAAGAAGTCGTTGAAAAAACCAGAAAACAAATTGAAGAGGAAATCATTGAAGTAGGTAAGAGAACGATCATTGATTTAGGAATCCACGGATTACACCCTGAATTGATTAAAATCGTAGGTAGAATGAAATACCGTTCTTCTTACGGACAAAACTTACTACAGCACTCAAGAGAAGTGGCTAACATTGCTGCAACTATGGCTGCTGAATTAGGATTAAACGTAAAATTAGCCAAAAGAGCAGGTCTTTTACACGATATCGGTAAAGTTCCAGAGCAGGAATCAGAATTACCACACGCACTTTTAGGAATGCAGTGGGCTGAGAAATATGGTGAAAACCCTGAAGTAGTGAACGCTATCGGAGCTCACCACGACGAGATTGAAATGAAGTCATTACTATCTCCGATCATTCAGGTTGCCGATGCAATTTCAGGAGCAAGACCGGGAGCTAGAAGACAGGTATTGGAATCGTATATCCAGAGATTGAAAGACCTTGAATCTGCAGCACTAAGCTTCGACGGAGTATCCAGCGCTTATGCAATCCAGGCTGGTAGAGAACTGAGAGTAATGGTAGAGAGCGGAAAAGTGAACGATGAAGTAGCTTCTCAACTTTCTTACGATATCTCTGAGAAAATTCAGAATGAACTGACTTATCCGGGACAGGTAAAAGTAACAGTAATCAGAGAAACGAGAGCTGTGAATATTGCCAGATAA
- the ubiE gene encoding bifunctional demethylmenaquinone methyltransferase/2-methoxy-6-polyprenyl-1,4-benzoquinol methylase UbiE: MTKDITKVTPYNSEATKKSQVEDMFDNIAPKYDLLNHVLSMKIDVLWRNKLVRWMKNDNPQEVLDVATGTGDLAITIEKGTGSKVVGLDLSQQMLNVGVIKIKKLKLDGKISMQKGDAENLPFEDNRFDAVSVAFGVRNFENLPKGLAELRRVVKDNKSVYILEFSKVEGFMGPFYMFYFKNILPAIGRLVSKDNRAYTYLPDSVNAFPFGEKMKQILLDTGFKKVEYKKLSLGIATIYKATK; the protein is encoded by the coding sequence TTGACAAAAGATATCACCAAAGTTACTCCCTACAATTCAGAGGCTACGAAAAAAAGCCAGGTAGAGGATATGTTCGACAATATTGCACCGAAGTATGACCTTCTGAACCATGTTTTATCCATGAAAATTGATGTTTTGTGGAGAAATAAACTGGTAAGATGGATGAAAAATGATAATCCGCAGGAAGTGCTGGATGTGGCTACAGGAACGGGAGATCTGGCAATTACTATTGAAAAAGGAACCGGTTCTAAAGTAGTTGGATTAGATTTATCACAACAAATGCTGAATGTTGGCGTTATTAAAATAAAAAAACTTAAATTAGACGGCAAAATTTCCATGCAAAAAGGGGATGCAGAAAATTTACCTTTCGAGGACAATAGATTTGATGCTGTTTCCGTTGCATTTGGAGTAAGGAATTTTGAAAACCTTCCCAAAGGTTTAGCAGAGTTAAGAAGAGTAGTTAAAGATAACAAAAGTGTTTATATACTGGAGTTTTCAAAGGTTGAGGGTTTCATGGGGCCATTTTATATGTTTTATTTCAAAAATATATTGCCTGCCATCGGCAGATTGGTTTCTAAGGATAATAGGGCGTATACATACCTTCCGGATTCTGTAAATGCTTTTCCTTTCGGGGAGAAGATGAAGCAAATTCTTTTAGATACGGGATTTAAGAAAGTTGAATATAAAAAATTAAGTTTAGGTATAGCCACAATTTATAAAGCAACAAAGTAA
- a CDS encoding NAD-dependent epimerase/dehydratase family protein, giving the protein MESYTERILITGALGQIGTELTNRLVEIHGAENVVASGLDRWQEGITSAGHYERMDVTNTQLVRQVIHDYEITTVYHLASLLSGTSEKQPVFAWKLNLEPLLHFCEMAKEGLLKKIFWPSSIAVFGKGIPKHDVGQDVVLNPTTVYGISKMAGEKWCEYYFDKYGVDVRSIRYPGLISWKTPAGGGTTDYAVEIFYKAIEDGKYTSFISEDTGMPMLYMDDAINATLKLMDAPKESLSVRSSYNLGGMSFTPKELAAEIKKEIPDFAIDYNPDFRQAIADSWPASIDDSVAKKDWGLTYDFGISEMTKDMIKNLKVKLSKD; this is encoded by the coding sequence ATGGAATCCTATACGGAAAGAATACTGATTACAGGTGCCTTGGGTCAAATTGGTACCGAACTTACGAACAGACTTGTTGAAATCCACGGAGCGGAGAATGTTGTTGCTTCAGGATTGGACAGATGGCAGGAAGGAATTACTTCTGCCGGACACTATGAAAGAATGGATGTTACCAATACACAATTGGTAAGACAGGTGATTCATGATTACGAGATTACTACAGTGTATCACTTAGCGTCACTTTTATCCGGGACTTCGGAAAAGCAGCCTGTTTTCGCCTGGAAACTGAATCTTGAGCCACTACTTCATTTTTGTGAAATGGCGAAAGAAGGGCTTCTTAAAAAGATCTTCTGGCCAAGTTCTATCGCTGTATTTGGAAAAGGAATTCCAAAGCATGATGTGGGACAGGATGTAGTGCTGAATCCGACAACCGTTTATGGGATCTCCAAAATGGCAGGGGAGAAGTGGTGTGAGTACTATTTCGATAAATATGGTGTAGATGTAAGAAGTATCAGATATCCTGGATTGATCTCATGGAAAACTCCGGCAGGAGGTGGAACTACTGACTATGCGGTTGAGATTTTCTATAAGGCCATTGAAGATGGAAAATATACAAGTTTCATTTCCGAAGATACAGGAATGCCGATGTTGTACATGGATGATGCCATCAATGCAACCTTGAAATTAATGGACGCTCCGAAAGAAAGTTTATCCGTTCGCTCTTCTTATAATTTAGGAGGAATGTCATTTACTCCAAAAGAACTGGCAGCAGAAATCAAGAAAGAAATTCCGGATTTTGCTATTGATTATAACCCGGATTTCAGACAGGCAATTGCAGATTCATGGCCGGCTTCTATTGATGATTCAGTAGCTAAAAAAGACTGGGGTCTGACTTATGATTTCGGAATTTCTGAAATGACGAAGGACATGATCAAGAATCTAAAGGTAAAATTAAGCAAGGATTAA
- a CDS encoding metallophosphoesterase, whose product MQKNFLIIAGIFLFLEVYIYQAIRTLTDNSWIKIGYWVLSLAVYGIFAYEVTHFQRSDRSTVRAQIMISLFLIFILPKIFVVLFLLIDDIFRTGGYLIGFAKSSENFFPERRKFLSIVGLGMGGILSALFIDGITFGKYRHTVRRVRVKFNNLPKSFKGYKIVQISDVHSGSFSDPSKLQHAIDLINEQKPDLVLFTGDMVNNVADEFKPFILLFSKIQAKDGKFAVLGNHDYGDYVSWESPAAKKENLDTLISYEKQAGFDMLRNEHRVIERNGEQLYILGVENWGLKPFPQFGKIDDALKNVPESATKILMSHDPTHFDYVVKKHPANIHLTLSGHTHGMQFGLDLKNIKWSPVQYKYPKWADLYESEGKLLYVNRGFGVLGYPGRVGVLPEITLFELS is encoded by the coding sequence ATGCAAAAAAATTTTTTAATCATCGCTGGAATCTTCCTGTTTTTGGAAGTTTATATTTATCAGGCTATCAGAACACTTACTGATAATTCATGGATAAAAATCGGATATTGGGTACTCTCTTTAGCCGTGTATGGAATTTTCGCTTATGAAGTCACCCATTTCCAAAGATCAGACAGAAGTACGGTAAGGGCTCAGATTATGATCTCTCTATTTTTGATTTTCATTCTTCCAAAAATTTTTGTCGTTCTGTTTTTATTAATTGACGATATCTTCAGAACCGGAGGATACCTGATCGGCTTTGCCAAGTCTTCAGAAAACTTCTTCCCGGAAAGAAGGAAATTCCTGAGCATCGTAGGCTTAGGAATGGGAGGTATTCTTTCTGCTCTTTTCATAGATGGGATTACTTTTGGTAAATACCGACACACCGTAAGAAGGGTAAGGGTAAAATTCAACAATCTTCCGAAAAGCTTCAAAGGATATAAAATCGTCCAGATTTCTGATGTTCACAGCGGAAGCTTCTCTGACCCCAGCAAATTACAACATGCTATAGATCTGATTAATGAGCAAAAACCTGACCTGGTATTATTTACCGGAGATATGGTCAATAACGTTGCAGATGAGTTCAAGCCTTTCATTCTGTTGTTTTCAAAAATCCAGGCCAAAGACGGTAAGTTTGCAGTATTAGGAAACCATGATTACGGCGATTACGTATCCTGGGAATCACCTGCTGCCAAAAAAGAAAACCTTGACACCCTGATTAGTTATGAAAAGCAGGCTGGTTTTGATATGTTGAGAAACGAACATAGAGTCATCGAAAGAAACGGAGAACAACTTTACATTCTAGGAGTTGAAAACTGGGGATTAAAACCATTCCCTCAATTTGGAAAAATAGATGATGCTTTAAAAAACGTACCGGAATCTGCCACAAAGATCCTGATGAGCCACGACCCTACCCATTTTGATTATGTGGTAAAAAAACACCCTGCAAATATCCACCTGACACTTTCAGGGCATACGCATGGGATGCAGTTTGGACTGGATCTTAAAAATATAAAATGGTCACCGGTACAATACAAATACCCAAAATGGGCTGATTTATATGAAAGCGAAGGAAAGCTACTGTATGTAAACAGAGGATTCGGAGTATTGGGCTATCCGGGAAGAGTTGGAGTATTACCGGAGATTACGCTTTTTGAGCTGAGTTAG
- a CDS encoding YeiH family protein: MKDFIQNEMTRKVFFIVLAVLCLTPLVSSPIALVLGFGLAVFIENPFEKHLHHYIHLLLQISIVGLGFGMKLDEALHAGKTGLMLTVVSIVTVMVLGYFLGKIFKLERPLSYLISAGTAICGGSAIAAVSPIIKPSTKQISLALAIVFTLNSIALFVYPAIGHLLNLSQEQFGLWCAVGIHDTSSVVGAASKYGDEALKIATTVKLARALWIIPISLITMFIFKSKGSKIKIPWFIGYFIVAILLNTYFPFLDRFSTSITVLAKSGLNLTLFFIGSTLSLQTLKSIGLKPLLTAVLLWITISVGSLLYIIH; encoded by the coding sequence ATGAAAGATTTCATTCAGAATGAAATGACCCGAAAAGTATTTTTTATTGTATTGGCAGTTCTGTGCCTTACCCCTCTTGTATCTTCACCAATTGCCCTTGTTTTAGGTTTTGGCCTGGCTGTTTTTATCGAAAATCCTTTTGAGAAACATCTTCATCATTATATTCATTTACTTTTGCAGATCTCAATTGTGGGCCTTGGATTCGGGATGAAACTGGATGAAGCTTTACACGCCGGAAAAACAGGCTTGATGTTAACGGTTGTGAGTATTGTTACAGTAATGGTATTAGGCTATTTTCTGGGCAAAATATTTAAGCTGGAAAGACCTCTTTCTTACCTTATTTCTGCAGGAACAGCTATTTGTGGAGGGAGTGCTATTGCCGCAGTATCTCCGATTATTAAACCTAGCACCAAACAGATTTCTCTTGCCTTAGCGATTGTTTTTACCCTAAATTCTATTGCTTTGTTTGTCTATCCTGCCATAGGACATCTGCTGAATCTTTCACAGGAACAGTTTGGGCTTTGGTGTGCAGTGGGAATTCATGACACAAGCTCTGTTGTAGGTGCAGCCAGCAAGTATGGCGATGAAGCCCTGAAAATAGCAACGACTGTTAAATTAGCACGTGCCCTTTGGATCATTCCGATTTCCCTGATTACAATGTTCATTTTTAAAAGTAAGGGTTCAAAAATAAAAATTCCGTGGTTCATCGGTTATTTTATTGTAGCCATTCTTTTGAATACGTATTTCCCGTTTCTTGACCGCTTCAGTACTTCTATAACTGTTTTAGCAAAATCCGGCCTGAATCTGACCTTGTTTTTCATTGGTTCTACCCTTTCTCTTCAAACGCTGAAATCAATAGGATTAAAACCTTTACTCACCGCTGTACTTCTGTGGATTACCATAAGTGTGGGCAGCCTTCTGTATATTATCCATTAA
- a CDS encoding cell division protein ZapA yields the protein MEIRRITVNIAGRVYPLNVPAAEEETLRKVGKQIENMIKDFEQNFDVRDKQDALAMCALKLGTNAEVVSLNYEKNINSTNERLVQINQSLNEIGK from the coding sequence ATGGAGATAAGGAGAATAACCGTCAACATTGCAGGAAGAGTGTATCCGCTGAACGTACCGGCAGCAGAGGAAGAAACTTTGCGTAAAGTAGGGAAGCAGATCGAGAATATGATTAAAGATTTTGAACAGAACTTCGATGTAAGAGATAAACAGGATGCTCTGGCTATGTGTGCCCTTAAACTGGGAACCAATGCAGAAGTAGTTTCTCTTAACTACGAAAAAAATATTAATTCTACCAACGAGAGATTAGTTCAGATTAATCAGTCGTTGAATGAAATCGGGAAATAG
- a CDS encoding polysaccharide deacetylase family protein yields MVLLTFNITCIEAEVKNGSQITDDERLKIIENNTRAILRILDIHDIKSSFFVEISLVEKLQNLIKAISSKGHEIAFYNKDSNPEEIENAKKNIQDLLEKQIRGIRQKDVKVSQEILKLMEFNYVSNIDNANILFPFKRLKRDTEITEEDGLSIVPESISPYSQLPYNDFVFQILPMKYYQNMVLETLQNEEFVLIYLNTWQFTDFKKYRFDIPFYRSLFSGKKMEDKLDALLTFLNDREMATSRMKDYIF; encoded by the coding sequence ATGGTATTATTGACTTTTAACATCACCTGTATTGAAGCTGAAGTAAAAAACGGCTCTCAAATTACTGATGATGAGCGTTTGAAAATTATAGAAAATAATACCAGAGCAATTCTTAGAATTTTAGATATTCATGATATCAAATCAAGTTTTTTCGTAGAGATTTCTCTTGTCGAAAAGCTTCAAAATTTAATAAAAGCAATTTCATCCAAAGGGCATGAAATTGCTTTTTATAATAAAGACTCCAATCCTGAAGAAATTGAAAATGCCAAAAAGAATATTCAGGATCTTCTGGAAAAACAGATCAGGGGAATCCGTCAGAAAGATGTAAAAGTTTCACAGGAAATTTTGAAGCTGATGGAATTTAATTACGTTTCCAATATCGATAATGCCAATATTCTTTTCCCTTTCAAAAGACTCAAAAGAGATACGGAAATTACAGAAGAAGACGGACTGAGTATTGTCCCTGAAAGTATCTCCCCTTACAGTCAGCTTCCCTATAATGATTTCGTGTTCCAGATCCTGCCGATGAAATATTACCAGAATATGGTGCTGGAAACTTTGCAGAATGAAGAATTTGTATTGATCTACCTGAACACATGGCAGTTTACAGATTTTAAGAAATACCGTTTTGATATTCCATTTTACAGAAGCTTATTTTCGGGCAAAAAAATGGAGGACAAACTAGATGCCCTCCTTACTTTTCTCAATGACAGGGAAATGGCTACTTCCCGTATGAAAGATTATATTTTTTAG
- a CDS encoding 3-oxoacyl-ACP synthase III family protein, which produces MPNTIIIGSGCYIPNRVIGRDYFMNSEFYTEDGVKIEKPVEETIAKFVEITEIENRRFIEDDLSNSQIGYEAAKTALEDAKVDGEELDYIIYASNFGEVTENGYADFMPTMAARVKNKLGIKNRKCVTYDMLFGCPGWVEAMILADNLIKAKVAKTILVIGGETLSRVTDPHDRNRMIFADGAGAVVVKATDDENVGIIAHNTICDNGPELNYLENAPSINKEVDQKRLYVRMLGRKIYEYALKNVPVAIKDTITDAGLSIEDIDKILIHQANAKMDYAMIERLHKLYDIKEYDHSISPMTIQDLGNTSVATIPTMYDLIIKGKMEGQTFKEKGNVVMTSVGAGMNINALVYRFP; this is translated from the coding sequence ATGCCGAATACGATCATTATTGGCTCTGGATGTTATATTCCGAACAGAGTTATTGGTAGAGATTACTTCATGAATTCCGAGTTCTACACTGAAGACGGAGTAAAGATTGAAAAGCCTGTGGAAGAGACCATTGCGAAATTTGTAGAGATTACAGAAATCGAAAACAGGAGATTCATTGAGGATGATCTTTCCAACTCACAAATCGGTTATGAAGCTGCAAAAACTGCCCTTGAGGATGCAAAAGTAGACGGCGAGGAATTGGATTATATCATCTATGCAAGCAATTTCGGAGAAGTTACCGAAAACGGATATGCTGATTTTATGCCTACAATGGCAGCAAGAGTGAAGAATAAACTGGGGATCAAAAACAGAAAATGCGTAACGTATGATATGCTTTTCGGATGTCCGGGATGGGTAGAAGCAATGATTTTGGCTGATAACCTTATTAAAGCTAAAGTAGCAAAAACAATTCTTGTAATAGGAGGTGAAACACTAAGCCGTGTAACAGATCCGCATGACAGAAACAGAATGATCTTTGCTGACGGTGCCGGAGCAGTTGTGGTAAAAGCTACTGACGATGAAAATGTAGGAATCATCGCTCACAATACAATCTGTGACAATGGTCCGGAATTGAATTATCTTGAAAACGCCCCTTCTATCAATAAAGAAGTAGACCAAAAACGTCTTTATGTAAGAATGCTGGGAAGAAAAATATACGAATACGCGCTTAAAAACGTACCCGTAGCCATTAAAGACACCATTACTGATGCAGGTCTTTCTATTGAAGATATAGATAAAATCTTAATTCACCAGGCAAACGCTAAAATGGATTACGCGATGATTGAAAGACTTCACAAGCTTTATGACATTAAAGAATATGATCACTCGATCTCGCCTATGACGATTCAGGATCTTGGAAATACTTCTGTAGCAACAATTCCTACCATGTATGATTTAATAATTAAAGGAAAAATGGAGGGTCAAACGTTTAAAGAAAAAGGGAACGTTGTGATGACTTCGGTAGGTGCCGGAATGAACATCAATGCGCTCGTTTACAGATTTCCTTAA